The following proteins are encoded in a genomic region of Magallana gigas chromosome 1, xbMagGiga1.1, whole genome shotgun sequence:
- the LOC105319906 gene encoding uncharacterized protein gives MAKNFGVECFPRNYCVTFTLCAVIVVLAISCIPQSVHGNHVPQPGSRNANPTRGRNIRPEVRTTPQRRRGSPQQQAPSRAASSSRRFSVQQNARAATQQRASASRRTNQRGEPSSRTRQGQRSRSSSRDSRRTLNVRNISNRVSSRGRLRPGSDTNGRVRPMENADANKQLNNRGNLDLFPSSINQFINKLKERIPNIGLGLGVHIQDPEGNSQRSSSSSSRSRSRSSSRSSSGSVMDTIGQLGSLFNRRRNSPPSNPSPSTSSRSNSQSSNDISVGSNVRGHEIMTDQWQPPSQPPNRPSSQFLASNQLPPDTVVVPNVQGNPSLFNSGFPQAQPNPMNTVNVNPIPQPVVHQPQVVPQPSFGFPQQNVVNQQPPTFSLQQQHQQIQHHQQHHHQQLQQQQQHIQQLQQLHQQQQLVNNQVNSFRLTPPQAPVQSMIPQPQISPNVVVQQAPQQIQSFLGQQVISPFQQNQQPFQLNGNQNMLMQQQAIQSSGTIAQPMQVPMTNTNTFQLIGNQQSTNVRRPVLPTPAPVMTQAIQTNGQTIINGAGRPFQSPQSVIQMSFNPSPSQSQTMTGQQNLGLSASQTPGQFVNAQGQIFNLQPSSQNTYQVINGQLVPVQQSFQLFPTGQTVPPGQSQQQAIPSGQVQMSAFETNLANGVRRAQNPQTPTRVPFSFGLFASKSGPSAKISNLTSQAKQLVEHNAQIEMQNQLLQQLLIEQVLNSHGVNTTSLPPTANQTTPSNSFAIPSNTNIQPAAVAFNWREGTAVNKSNDGIRRVVHGSRSPGGVKVISLRAANTVSPFNRSAVGVTLSPSVSGTVKNSSPAVVRVVANKSYVVKPTYDPEVLPQYRNSKNATLRSMDRTDRLNTTDIPEEIEVNGMSLDSPADRNGVGTPHPLDSYVHGVHGHNNMGTRPVTPATAFGMGYGTRKNESLHKMDRKDRLNTTDIPEEIEVNGQSLDSPADRNGMNIHHPLDYLVHGVTASGGAAQHNVQASYNRPAPPPEEPEEMFFTASQPGYIDTTIGLGTNVMDMKHFRDPSLFDAVSHQAYELMHHLQFSLSRIPSNVLHGIQYWMPNIPYDVFMSIKNSAPRFYQGFHDSVGNIPMSVARGIINLVDMIRHSSAKTTKPVKTVASKIAKVLHDSFTSHKPPTTQSLYDFRIFDMIQLTTTPPMPITTPSPVRHSAKTLAKLMNLVKLLVHEPSTTTTTAAPTSPNPIPVAPQTNTTTPVSNTTMNANTSAPVAINTNASNSTTEVLANISVTKVDKSQSGQTNIDKVSVTVNKKKSVVSKPSPAGSVGQTPRQTLPPTKAQNLQQQQQKRLPPTPPQTMQRQQQQNRLPPTPPHNSQQQQQQNRLPPTSPQNSQQQQQNRLPPTPPHNSQQQQQQNRLPPTPPQNSQQQQQNNRQQQERQERERLQRQQMERERQGFQNRRLPPTPPQGQQEIRQSSNTGPGIRLPPTPPQDQPQNEGGFHQNVGHQNTGNARRGETRLNQVVQPRIQKPPKPAQRPQSTSQRSHPNTVRKHGIFEIQNLKPNNVPTQNMGKNSNLNGRGMNSKPKLTTDYPTQVPPKLIPDNNNYPTQVPPKIHHFDNKKGFRHERIATPPVYQHPQIVTEAYNIRPHYQQPYPTMPPYQPQPITTTVPSVISTAPYYDSFQQHPRQHQQQQQQQQVDYYQPNAQQNSPDYNYQSSFYGDGVTNPAATEGFGFSAQAQNPRRQPIENTIQYKEFSNAHRKGFSISEVFGKKK, from the coding sequence GGTCAAAGATCAAGATCGTCATCACGTGACAGTAGAAGAACACTCAATGTACGCAACATCAGCAACAGAGTGTCCTCTAGAGGGCGCCTGCGTCCCGGAAGTGATACCAATGGACGCGTCCGACCAATGGAGAACGCGGATGCAAATAAACAGCTCAACAACAGAGGGAACCTTGACCTATTCCCTTCGTCAatcaatcaatttatcaataaacTAAAGGAAAGAATTCCAAATATTGGACTCGGGCTCGGTGTTCATATTCAAGATCCCGAGGGAAATTCACAACGATCAAGTTCGTCGTCTTCAAGGTCAAGGTCGCGAAGTTCTTCTCGATCCAGTTCCGGATCAGTCATGGACACCATTGGTCAACTTGGAAGTTTATTCAATAGAAGACGCAATTCTCCCCCTTCCAATCCATCTCCTTCAACATCTTCACGATCAAACTCTCAGTCTTCTAATGATATTTCAGTGGGTTCAAATGTCAGAGGTCATGAAATCATGACAGACCAATGGCAACCACCATCACAGCCACCAAATCGTCCATCATCACAATTTTTGGCCTCCAACCAATTACCACCAGATACTGTTGTCGTCCCAAATGTACAGGGTAACCCCAGTCTCTTTAACTCTGGTTTCCCGCAAGCACAACCAAATCCAATGAATACTGTGAATGTCAATCCAATTCCCCAACCAGTTGTACACCAACCACAGGTGGTGCCACAACCTTCATTTGGGTTTCCGCAACAAAATGTTGTCAATCAACAGCCACCTACATTTTCACTCCAACAGCAACATCAGCAAATTCAGCATCATCAGCAACACCATCATCAACAGTtacaacagcaacaacaacatATTCAACAATTGCAACAGCTGCACCAGCAACAGCAACTGGTAAACAATCAAGTGAATTCATTCCGTTTAACGCCACCACAAGCACCAGTTCAAAGTATGATACCGCAACCGCAAATCTCACCAAACGTTGTTGTGCAACAAGCTCCTCAACAAATTCAATCATTCCTTGGTCAGCAGGTCATTTCACCCTTTCAGCAAAATCAACAACCATTCCAACTTAATGGTAATCAAAATATGTTGATGCAACAGCAAGCCATTCAGTCCAGTGGAACTATTGCTCAGCCGATGCAGGTCCCTATGACAAACACCAACACATTCCAATTGATTGGAAATCAGCAGAGTACGAATGTCAGAAGACCTGTTTTACCGACACCGGCACCAGTAATGACACAAGCTATTCAAACTAACGGACAAACAATTATCAACGGCGCTGGAAGACCTTTCCAATCACCGCAGTCTGTAATACAGATGTCCTTTAATCCTTCTCCGAGCCAATCCCAAACAATGACAGGGCAACAAAACCTTGGTTTATCTGCATCCCAAACACCAGGACAATTTGTGAATGCTCAAGGACAAATATTCAATCTCCAACCGTCGAGTCAAAACACATACCAGGTCATCAACGGACAGCTGGTGCCTGTTCAACAGTCTTTCCAATTGTTTCCAACAGGTCAGACTGTTCCACCTGGACAATCACAACAGCAAGCAATACCAAGCGGACAGGTTCAAATGTCAGCGTTCGAAACAAACTTAGCAAATGGAGTCCGAAGGGCCCAAAACCCACAGACACCGACAAGGGTTCCGTTTTCGTTTGGACTTTTTGCCAGCAAATCAGGACCAAGCGCGAAAATATCAAACCTAACATCCCAGGCCAAACAATTAGTAGAGCACAATGCCCAGATTGAGATGCAGAATCAATTGCTTCAACAGTTATTGATTGAACAAGTTCTAAACAGTCATGGTGTGAACACAACAAGTCTCCCTCCTACTGCTAATCAGACTACCCCGTCCAACTCTTTCGCTATTCCCAGCAATACAAACATACAACCAGCCGCTGTTGCATTTAACTGGCGGGAGGGCACAGCTGTCAATAAATCAAACGATGGAATCAGGCGTGTGGTTCACGGTTCTCGGTCGCCAGGGGGAGTTAAAGTGATCAGCCTTCGCGCCGCTAATACCGTGAGCCCGTTCAATAGGTCAGCAGTCGGGGTCACTCTCTCACCGTCAGTAAGCGGAACTGTCAAAAACTCGTCTCCAGCTGTTGTTAGGGTAGTCGCTAACAAATCCTACGTCGTTAAACCAACGTATGATCCTGAAGTGTTGCCTCAGTATAGAAATTCCAAGAACGCCACTCTGCGAAGTATGGATAGAACCGATAGACTGAACACAACGGATATTCCTGAGGAGATTGAAGTTAACGGAATGTCTCTAGATAGTCCTGCTGATCGAAACGGAGTTGGAACACCTCATCCACTGGACAGTTATGTACACGGTGTACACGGTCACAATAACATGGGAACTCGTCCAGTCACCCCTGCAACAGCTTTCGGAATGGGATATGGAACCCGAAAGAACGAATCATTGCATAAAATGGACAGGAAAGATCGTCTTAACACTACGGACATTCCAGAGGAAATAGAAGTAAATGGACAATCCTTGGACAGTCCCGCCGACAGAAACGGAATGAATATTCACCATCCTTTGGATTATTTGGTCCACGGTGTCACTGCAAGTGGAGGAGCCGCCCAACACAATGTTCAGGCAAGCTACAACAGACCAGCACCACCGCCAGAGGAACCTGAAGAAATGTTCTTTACTGCTTCTCAGCCCGGATACATTGACACAACGATCGGACTTGGAACAAACGTGATGGACATGAAGCACTTCCGGGATCCATCTTTATTTGACGCTGTGTCTCACCAAGCTTACGAATTGATGCACCACTTGCAGTTTTCGCTTTCACGAATTCCATCTAATGTACTTCATGGAATTCAATACTGGATGCCGAACATTCCGTATGACGTGTTTATGTCCATCAAGAACTCTGCGCCTAGGTTTTACCAAGGTTTCCATGATTCGGTAGGCAATATTCCTATGTCAGTTGCGCGAGGTATAATTAACCTTGTGGATATGATTCGACATTCGTCTGCCAAAACGACGAAACCCGTGAAAACCGTGGCGTCCAAAATTGCTAAAGTCCTACATGATTCTTTCACGTCACATAAACCTCCAACAACTCAGAGTCTGTATGATTTCCGAATATTTGACATGATTCAGCTCACTACTACTCCGCCCATGCCGATAACCACACCATCTCCTGTGCGACATTCTGCAAAAACACTCGCAAAACTGATGAATCTGGTGAAACTTCTCGTTCACGAACCATCTACCACAACCACGACCGCTGCACCAACTTCACCCAATCCAATCCCAGTAGCACCACAAACCAACACGACTACGCCTGTCTCTAATACCACAATGAACGCAAATACTAGTGCTCCTGTTGCTATAAATACAAATGCTTCAAATTCAACGACAGAGGTTCTTGCAAACATCTCTGTGACGAAGGTTGATAAATCTCAGTCCGGACAGACCAACATCGATAAAGTTTCTGTTaccgtaaataaaaaaaaatcagtggtCTCTAAACCTTCTCCTGCAGGCAGTGTTGGACAAACACCACGACAGACATTGCCCCCGACTAAAGCACAAAATTTACAGCAGCAACAACAAAAGAGACTGCCCCCAACTCCGCCACAAACTATGcaacgacaacaacaacaaaatagaTTGCCACCGACTCCACCACACAAttcacaacaacaacaacaacaaaatagaTTGCCTCCGACTTCACCACAAAATTCGCAACAGCAGCAACAAAATAGATTGCCTCCGACTCCACCACACAATtcgcaacaacaacaacaacaaaatagaTTGCCTCCGACTCCACCACAAAATTCGCAACAGCAGCAACAAAATAACAGACAACAACAAGAAAGACAAGAACGAGAGCGACTTCAGAGGCAACAAATGGAAAGAGAAAGACAGGGATTCCAGAACCGACGTCTTCCACCGACGCCACCGCAAGGACAGCAAGAGATTCGACAATCATCTAACACTGGACCGGGGATCCGTCTACCACCCACTCCCCCTCAGGACCAACCTCAGAACGAGGGTGGATTTCACCAAAATGTCGGTCATCAAAACACAGGAAATGCACGGCGAGGTGAAACGCGTTTGAATCAAGTGGTGCAACCCCGCATTCAAAAACCTCCAAAACCAGCTCAGAGACCTCAGTCAACGTCGCAAAGAAGTCATCCCAATACTGTAAGAAAACATGGAATCTTTGAGATACAAAATCTCAAGCCAAATAATGTGCCCACACAGAATATGGGGAAGAATTCTAATTTAAATGGTAGGGGAATGAACTCTAAACCAAAATTAACAACAGATTATCCAACTCAAGTTCCCCCGAAACTCATTCCCGATAACAATAACTATCCCACACAAGTGCCTCCGAAAATCCATCATTTCGATAATAAAAAAGGATTCCGTCACGAGAGAATAGCCACTCCGCCGGTTTATCAGCATCCACAGATAGTGACAGAGGCTTACAACATTCGACCCCATTATCAACAACCCTATCCCACAATGCCGCCCTATCAACCGCAGCCAATCACAACAACGGTTCCAAGTGTAATATCGACGGCGCCTTACTATGACAGTTTTCAACAACATCCGCGTCaacaccaacaacaacaacaacaacagcaggTTGATTACTATCAGCCCAACGCTCAACAGAATTCCCCGGATTACAATTACCAGAGTTCATTCTACGGTGATGGAGTAACAAACCCCGCTGCAACAGAAGGGTTTGGCTTCAGTGCGCAGGCGCAGAATCCCAGACGCCAGCCAATCGAAAACACGATACAATACAAAGAATTTAGTAATGCTCACCGTAAAGGGTTCAGTATATCTGAAGTATTTGGTAAAAAGAAGTGA